In Pomacea canaliculata isolate SZHN2017 linkage group LG12, ASM307304v1, whole genome shotgun sequence, a single genomic region encodes these proteins:
- the LOC112577004 gene encoding LOW QUALITY PROTEIN: adenylate cyclase type 2-like (The sequence of the model RefSeq protein was modified relative to this genomic sequence to represent the inferred CDS: inserted 1 base in 1 codon; deleted 2 bases in 2 codons): MEVTGPQSCQSVFSLTSFAGSRAHQYTPGDGAVTSVGAQSAANTASVSNFYYRPSSCSDRLTLNKVKISFRSLDLEQLYQTYSVHSKHMLVVSYMILLALISLVVLVIEVVMHEKERSDVYFIGQVTSLAFGLLSSASFIVVISAGKLFFKYPAVSSLVFWACSLVVINLYFGFSPKRTPTEDVAALFFTTVVSYMVLPLSRKWSMVLGGASVVAHLVTAPTLAKAQKDYIAHQLVSNTVILICANILGLSHKFLSDVAHRRMFLDARNSIESMIKLEREKQHQEDLLVSCIPYNLVEEMKKDLRKHMQQPKMSSFHDLYVQHYSNVSILYADIVNFTPLASECTAAELVKMLNELFGRFDQLAKKSRCMRIKILGDCYYCVSGIPEPDPNHAPNCVRMGLNMIDAIREVRDGTGVDVDMRIGVHSGSVLSGVMGLRKWQYDIWSDDVTVANHMESSGIPGRVHISKTTLDCLNGQYNVEPGNGRQRSSYLANNNIDTYLVIPVERRPQKDRKMARTRFENTMRASVRVTKFLESWGVDKPFANLHRTSVVSKVLSLTSLALVDSNIMMNSAGIDQGILAADRHMQDEVNTRLQKRLTGIGHNRLFHWHRAPDFMHPLLLTFRDRSKEDSFAKQHDDMFKFCILSAAVVCITILMVQVIMLPRSPPLFAVFSVSVLAFAGLSLITFAENFLRFDHKLVSLLLRLYHCIVCGPCVRMTIALCCAALTLLSTTISLIHCEGDSRTGNDTESRIPGNYSCSYPPYYLFSFLLAFAGYSVFLQVSFVIKLVTMAISFFIFNLVVHLSKNEIFNNYDTITGTDSVVTPLRVKTSVYLALMFLTMFCLDRQIEYTNRLGHSWKLQFQSETEEIKITADMNKLLLENILPAHVAAYFLRASRKNEELYHESYPSTCVMFASMPNFKDFYQQTAANGQGLECIRVLNEIISDFDQLLIQPTFQDVEKIKTIGSTYMAATGLQSGHARQQNHTDLTRNVVTMVDFALAIMGVLENINHHSFNNFRLRIGVFHGPVIAGXIGAKKPQYDIWGDTVNVASRMESSGETGKIQVPESTAAILSEAGFKLQYRGLTSVKGKAPMKTYFILPSCTETHL, from the exons ATGGAGGTCACGGGACCTCAGAGTTGTCAGAGCGTCTTCAGCCTGACGTCCTTCGCCGGAAGCAGGGCCCACCAGTACACGCCAGGAGATGGCGCTGTGACGTCAGTGGGCGCCCAGTCAGCTGCTAACACCGCCAGCGTCTCAAATTTCTACTACCGTCCCAGCAGCTGCTCCGACAGACTGACCCTCAATAAGGTCAAG ATTTCCTTCAGGAGCCTGGACCTGGAGCAGCTGTACCAAACGTATTCTGTCCACAGCAAGCACATGCTGGTGGTGTCCTACATGATCCTTCTAGCGCTCATCAGCCTCGTCGTCCTCGTCATCGAGGTGGTGATGCACGAAAAG GAGAGGAGTGACGTGTACTTCATCGGacaggtgacgtcactggcgtTCGGTCTTCTGTCCAGCGCCTCCTTCATTGTCGTCATTTCCGCAGGAAAGTTGTTCTTCAAGTACCCGGCCGTCTCGTCACTTGTTTTCTGGGCGTGCTCCCTCGTCGTCATCAATCTTTACTTCGGCTTCAG CCCCAAGAGAACACCAACGGAGGACGTGGCGGCGTTGTTCTTCACCACCGTGGTGTCGTACATGGTGCTGCCGCTGTCGCGCAAGTGGTCTATGGTGCTGGGAGGGGCCTCGGTGGTCGCGCACCTAGTGACAGCCCCGACGCTCGCCAAAGCTCAGAAAGATTACATCGCACATCAA CTGGTGTCCAACACAGTGATACTTATTTGCGCCAACATCCTGGGTCTGTCACACAAGTTTCTCTCCGATGTAGCCCACCGCCGAATGTTCCTCGATGCCAGGAACTCTATAGAATCGATGATCaaactggagagagagaaacagcaCCAG GAAGATCTGCTGGTCAGCTGCATTCCCTACAACCTagtggaagagatgaagaaggACCTGCGAAAGCACATGCAGCAGCCCAAAATGTCTTCGTTCCACGACCTTTACGTTCAGCATTATTCAAATGTCAG CATACTGTACGCGGATATCGTCAACTTCACTCCCCTGGCGTCCGAGTGCACAGCGGCCGAGTTGGTCAAAATGCTCAACGAGCTCTTCGGAAGGTTTGACCAGTTAGCCAAG AAAAGCAGGTGCATGCGAATCAAGATTCTCGGGGACTGTTACTACTGTGTGTCTGGTATTCCCGAGCCTGACCCAAACCACGCGCCTAACTGCGTTCGAATGGGGCTCAACATGATCGATGCTATCAG GGAAGTACGAGATGGGACTGGAGTGGATGTGGACATGCGCATTGGTGTCCACTCGGGGTCAGTGCTGTCGGGTGTCATGGGACTACGCAAGTGGCAGTACGACATCTGGTCCGACGATGTCACA GTGGCTAACCATATGGAATCAAGCGGTATTCCAGG GAGAGTTCACATTTCCAAGACAACCCTGGATTGTTTAAATGGCCAGTATAATGTGGAACCTGGCAATGGCAGACAACGAAGCTCCTACCTGGCCAACAATAATATCGACACCTATCTTGTCATACCCGTGGAAAGGAGA CCACAAAAAGATCGAAAAATGGCGAGGACAAGGTTTGAAAACACCATGCGAGCTTCAGTGAGGGTCACCAAGTTTCTCGAGTCATGGGGTGTGGACAAACCCTTCGCCAACCTTCACCGAACCTCTGTGGTGTCAAAGGTCTTGAGCTTAACG agTCTGGCTCTTGTTGATTCAAATATCATGATGAATTCTGCTGGAATTGATCAAGG aaTCTTAGCTGCCGATCGACATATGCAGGACGAGGTGAACACAAGGCTACAGAAGCGACTGACAGGTATCGGACACAACAG ATTGTTTCACTGGCATCGGGCCCCTGACTTCATGCACCCTCTGCTGTTGACATTCCGGGACCGGAGCAAGGAGGACAGCTTCGCCAAGCAGCACGATGACATGTTCAAGTTCTGCATCCTGTCCGCTGCCGTCGTCTGCATCACCATCCTCATGGTGCAAGTCATCATGCTACCCAG GAGCCCGCCTTTGTTCGCAGTCTTCAGTGTCAGTGTCCTGGCTTTTGCAGGACTAAGCCTCATCACCTTTGCCGAAAACTTTCTG AGGTTTGACCACAAGCTCGTCAGTCTGTTGCTGCGGCTGTACCATTGTATCGTGTGCGGGCCGTGTGTGCGGATGACCATTGCCTTGTGCTGTGCTGCACTGACCCTCCTGTCCACCACAATCAGCCTC ATCCACTGTGAAGGTGATTCAAGAACGGGTAACGACACGGAGTCCAGGATACCCGGAAACTACTCTTGTAGCTACCCACCA TATTACCTGTTTAGTTTCCTACTAGCTTTCGCCGGCTACAGCGTCTTCCTACAGGTATCTTTCGTGATCAAGCTGGTTACCATGGCAatctcctttttcatttttaacttgGTGGTGCACCTTAGCAAGAACGAGATTTTCAACAATTACGACACGATTACAGG CACTGACAGTGTGGTCACACCTCTCAGGGTTAAAACCTCAGTTTACTTGGCCTTGATGTTCCTGACAATGTTTTGCCTCGACAGACAG ATCGAGTACACCAACCGGCTGGGCCACTCGTGGAAGCTGCAGTTTCAAAGCGAGACAGAAGAGATCAAGATCACTGCGGACATGAACAAGCTGCTGTTGGAGAACATCCTGCCGGCGCACGTGGCAGCATACTTCCTGCGCGCCTCGCGCAAGAACGAGGAGCTGTACCACGAGTCCTACCCCAGCACCTGCGTCATGTTCGCCTCCATGCCCAACTTCAAGGACTTCTACCAGCAGACTGCTGCTAACGGACAAGGGCTGGAATGCATTCGGGTGCTCAACGAAATCATCTCCGACTTCGATCAG CTACTGATTCAACCCACTTTTCAGGACGTGGAGAAAATTAAGACGATAGGGAGCACATACATGGCCGCTACTGGCCTGCAGTCGGGCCACGCCAGACAACAG AATCACACGGATTTGACGAGAAACGTGGTGACGATGGTCGACTTCGCTTTAGCTATAATGGGGGTCTTGGAGAATATCAACCACCACTCTTTCAACAACTTTCGCCTCAGAATAG GTGTGTTTCATGGGCCAGTCATTGCCG TCATCGGAGCGAAGAAACCACAGTATGACATTTGGGGTGACACAGTTAATGTAGCCAGTCGAATGGAAAGTTCTggagaaacaggaaaaatacAG GTGCCTGAGTCCACTGCAGCAATACTGTCAGAAGCAGGC TTCAAGCTTCAGTACCGAGGGCTAACGAGTGTGAAAGGAAAGGCGCCCATGAAGACATACTTTATACTCCCGAGCTGCACTGAAACGCACTTATAG